The Daphnia magna isolate NIES unplaced genomic scaffold, ASM2063170v1.1 Dm_contigs446, whole genome shotgun sequence genome segment TTCAAATACCCCACTCTTGGGACAGTCCTTCCCTTGTTTACGAAATTGTTGATGTCGTTGCAAAATTGGAGTCTTGATGTTGGCCACTCAATGGAATCTAGGAGGCCGCTCTTGCGGCAACAGTAAAGCTAAAAAAGTACTATAAGCGGCTCACACCAGTTTATATAGTATCAACTGTATTGGACGCAAGATTAAGGGTAGAATACTTCACTACAGGCCTAAGATGGGAAGCTGGCGATGGTGACTATTCAGATATTGATATGGTTAAAACCTTTGTCCTGCCAGCGTAAGTTTTGTGCTGTACATTTTCAATTATTCCCaagtataatttttttataatttttttaattcagtcTGGAGAAAGCCTggggaaaatacaaaaataaccCTGCTCCTACGCCTAATATCACCAGTGGACTATCTTCGACTTGTCATGGCACCAAGGATACAGAACTGAACGCATACCTTTCTGACCTATATTCGGTGAAAAAACGAGCTCGGCTTGAAGACAAACTTGAGGACTATCTTGCTGAACCTCGCGAGCCATCAGATGCAAGTTATGACAACCTGTCATAATTGGAAAGCACACATGACGTGCTACCCTCGTCTCTCCTGCATGGCACGGGACTACCTGGCCATCACTGCAACCAGCGCTTCTAGTGAACGTGTATTCAGCTCTGGAAAGGATCTTCTTGGCATATGCAGGTTTTGTTTAAAACCCACCACAATGGAGGCCTGTATGTGCCTTCGGTCTTGGTTGCGGGCAGGGATCAAATTGATGGGAGGAGAGGACGCTAATGTTTCGTCGTCGTCTCAGGAACCGCTGCGCGGATCCATGAGCACAGCGGAAGAAGTCACTCAATCCGTCCCCGAGGCTGACGCTGAATGTACTGAAGAAGTCGTAGTATTTATAGCAGATGAAGATTGGAGTGACAGTGAAAGTTATAGTTTACAAGATCACGAATTTGCCAACGAATactttcaaaataaataagaatgtATTCACTATTCTGtctattcaattcagtctaagaaataaacgaatttgGAATTTCCTTAAGCATCAACACCATTACGAACTCGATTATAACATTATaatcgattataatcgattataatcgattataatcgattgtaaaaatttttaatttttttgccttttaatCGATTTTAATCGATTATAATCGTTGCGAAAAATTAATCaatcgattataatcgatGGT includes the following:
- the LOC123468853 gene encoding uncharacterized protein LOC123468853; translation: MVKTFVLPALEKAWGKYKNNPAPTPNITSGLSSTCHGTKDTELNAYLSDLYSVKKRARLEDKLEDYLAEPREPSDASYDNLS